From Virgibacillus natechei, the proteins below share one genomic window:
- a CDS encoding putative hydro-lyase produces the protein MNEDVEQVRKSIRMGEWSKPTTGLASGYTQANLVILPKKYAFDFLLFCVRNPKSCPLLEVTDAGSPTPSKIAAGADLRTDVPKYRIYQNGKMVKEETDISSYWRDDFVSFLIGCSFTFEKALQDNGIPLRYIEEERNVSMYRTNIPCESSGIFNGPMVVSMRPMKPAEAIRAVQITSRFPSVHGAPVHIGDPDAIGITDLGKPDYGDAVTIHEGEVPVFWACGVTPQAVVMDSKPDIVITHAPGHMLITDMTEEEQAVL, from the coding sequence ATGAATGAAGATGTAGAGCAGGTTAGAAAATCCATACGTATGGGTGAATGGTCAAAACCGACGACGGGTTTGGCCTCAGGATATACGCAAGCTAATCTAGTAATCCTGCCTAAGAAATATGCTTTTGACTTTCTCTTATTTTGTGTTCGTAATCCAAAATCCTGCCCGCTACTCGAAGTAACAGATGCAGGATCTCCAACCCCTTCTAAGATTGCGGCAGGTGCTGATTTGCGGACGGATGTCCCGAAATACCGTATTTATCAAAATGGTAAAATGGTAAAAGAAGAAACGGATATATCCAGCTATTGGCGTGATGATTTCGTTTCCTTTTTAATTGGATGCAGTTTTACGTTTGAAAAAGCGCTTCAAGATAACGGAATCCCGCTTCGTTATATAGAAGAAGAGCGAAACGTATCGATGTACCGCACGAATATTCCATGTGAATCCTCTGGCATATTCAACGGTCCAATGGTCGTTTCGATGAGACCGATGAAACCAGCAGAGGCAATACGGGCTGTACAGATCACATCACGATTTCCGAGTGTTCATGGTGCCCCTGTTCATATTGGTGATCCGGATGCAATCGGAATTACAGATTTAGGCAAACCTGATTATGGAGATGCTGTTACTATACACGAAGGCGAAGTACCAGTGTTCTGGGCATGTGGTGTAACACCCCAAGCTGTTGTAATGGATAGTAAACCAGATATTGTAATAACACATGCGCCTGGGCATATGCTGATTACGGATATGACAGAAGAAGAGCAAGCTGTGTTATAA
- a CDS encoding 5-oxoprolinase subunit C family protein — translation MVNTVFEVIKPGLATSVQDLGRTGFQQYGVVVSGAMDDFALQVGNSLVGNPRAAAGLEIVIMGPELRIIKDTVLAICGADLSPKLDGLEIPLWTSIFVKAGQTLQFGQSKDGGYAYITVAGGVDTPIVMGSRATYTKAELGGFHGRNLQKGDRLNSGNYLEASLKRRSGLSLSPGMIPNYKADGKIRVVLGPDHKAFDEQSTQTFLSESYQVTTKSDRMGYRLTGPKLSHVFGADIISDAVFPGTIQVPANGEPIILLADRQTTGGYTRIATVISIDLPHVVQSLPGTKIQFAAISVEEAQALYVQQEKLLRILSVGAYK, via the coding sequence ATGGTAAACACGGTGTTTGAAGTAATAAAACCAGGACTTGCCACTTCTGTTCAAGACTTAGGACGTACGGGTTTTCAGCAGTATGGCGTCGTGGTATCAGGAGCAATGGATGATTTTGCGCTCCAGGTCGGAAATAGTTTAGTTGGCAACCCGCGCGCGGCAGCAGGGCTGGAAATCGTCATCATGGGGCCGGAACTTCGTATTATCAAGGATACTGTTCTGGCAATTTGCGGGGCGGATTTGTCACCAAAACTTGACGGATTGGAAATCCCATTATGGACATCTATTTTTGTAAAAGCTGGACAAACATTACAATTCGGTCAATCAAAAGACGGAGGCTATGCTTATATAACTGTGGCAGGCGGTGTGGATACGCCGATTGTTATGGGAAGTAGAGCAACCTATACCAAAGCGGAATTGGGAGGTTTTCACGGCAGGAATTTACAAAAAGGCGATCGCTTAAATAGCGGCAATTATTTGGAGGCTTCATTAAAAAGGCGTTCAGGGCTTTCTTTATCTCCTGGAATGATCCCGAATTACAAGGCAGACGGAAAAATAAGAGTTGTATTAGGACCTGATCACAAGGCTTTTGATGAGCAAAGTACACAAACTTTTCTCTCCGAAAGCTATCAGGTAACAACAAAATCAGATCGTATGGGGTATCGACTGACTGGACCGAAACTATCTCATGTGTTCGGTGCGGATATTATATCAGATGCTGTTTTTCCAGGGACGATTCAAGTACCGGCAAATGGAGAACCGATTATCTTGCTCGCCGACCGTCAAACGACAGGCGGGTATACAAGGATTGCTACGGTTATTTCTATAGATCTGCCACATGTGGTTCAATCCCTTCCAGGGACGAAAATCCAATTTGCAGCTATAAGCGTTGAAGAGGCACAAGCGTTGTATGTGCAGCAGGAGAAGTTGTTGCGGATTCTGAGTGTGGGTGCTTATAAATAA
- a CDS encoding LamB/YcsF family protein, with protein sequence MTNYIDLNTDLGESYGAYKIGQDDLIMQYISSANIACGYHAGDHNVIHHTVKQAIENKVGLGAHPGLQDLIGFGRRPMTVSSDELYNLIIYQVGAVQTFAHLYNNEINHVKPHGALFNMASQDKEMAHVIAQAVYDINPSLILFGLSGGQLVKMGKKVGLRVAEEVFADRTYQPDGSLTTRTEANAMIEDPGEAVSRVIRMVTEGKVETVDGSDIPIKADTVCVHGDEDKSLEFVKQLRDGLRKQGIEIRRVGT encoded by the coding sequence ATGACAAATTATATCGATTTAAATACGGATCTAGGAGAAAGCTACGGTGCTTATAAAATTGGGCAGGATGATTTAATAATGCAATACATATCTTCCGCTAATATTGCCTGTGGTTACCACGCTGGTGATCATAATGTCATTCATCATACGGTAAAACAAGCAATCGAAAACAAGGTCGGATTGGGAGCACACCCAGGTCTGCAGGATCTAATCGGCTTTGGACGTAGACCGATGACCGTAAGTTCGGATGAATTATATAACCTTATAATCTATCAAGTTGGAGCTGTACAGACCTTTGCTCACTTATATAATAACGAAATCAATCACGTGAAACCGCATGGTGCTTTATTTAATATGGCAAGTCAAGATAAAGAAATGGCACATGTTATTGCACAAGCTGTGTATGATATCAATCCGAGTCTCATTTTATTCGGTTTATCTGGTGGTCAACTCGTGAAAATGGGGAAAAAGGTAGGATTGCGTGTAGCAGAGGAAGTGTTTGCAGACCGAACCTATCAACCAGATGGATCGCTGACAACAAGAACAGAAGCAAATGCGATGATTGAAGATCCCGGCGAAGCGGTAAGTCGTGTGATTCGCATGGTAACAGAAGGAAAAGTAGAGACGGTGGACGGATCTGATATACCGATTAAAGCTGATACGGTTTGTGTGCACGGAGATGAGGACAAGTCACTGGAATTTGTAAAGCAATTACGTGATGGATTAAGGAAACAAGGTATAGAAATAAGAAGAGTAGGGACTTAA